The following coding sequences lie in one Metallumcola ferriviriculae genomic window:
- a CDS encoding DUF4367 domain-containing protein, whose translation MLINNKGGKKTLYWHEQGIIYSIVGYYPAEEMIKIAESFSYREPK comes from the coding sequence ATGTTAATAAATAACAAAGGGGGAAAGAAAACCTTGTACTGGCATGAGCAGGGTATTATCTACAGCATAGTAGGTTACTACCCCGCAGAAGAGATGATAAAAATTGCAGAAAGTTTTTCATATAGGGAACCTAAGTAA
- a CDS encoding transposase — MYSVKFKQLSLSDIYDGCLDFVDKDKPRFLALLEEHIQLSEYISLSFYQAFYKHFGRKRKFKLESFLYALIIQRIFSIPTDALLIIFLNFSKEIREFCGFSKVPDASKFTRFKQDFSKHLQTLFDNLVDQTEPICEQINSELASYLVFDTSGVEAYVTENNPKFINRLIKQLKSQYKGNSSVDPYKMAYGIMPSCASSNPNVKQLYINGHFCYVYKFGMLTNGLGIVRNISFFDEDFINAHPEIPIEKKSDSPDEDKSLSDSKALKPVLRDFFKTHTHFKPSTFIGDAAFDTNDSYNFLLKDCHFLKTVIPLNERGSKNLPEPGFNESGQPLCPLDSSLPMKYEGKAPLRSGVVRDKWVCPKMKWKGSKRITLCEHPCSDSPSGRMFYTYPEKDLRLYPGIIRDTPEWIDIYKNRCVIEQTIQHFKSNFGVANRKTTNALTIKADLLLAGITQLLTVILADKLHKHELIRSLKPLLA; from the coding sequence ATCTATTCTGTGAAATTTAAACAATTATCCCTATCTGATATTTATGACGGTTGTCTTGATTTCGTTGATAAGGATAAACCTCGGTTTCTAGCGCTTCTTGAAGAGCATATTCAACTTTCAGAGTATATTTCGCTGAGTTTCTATCAGGCTTTTTACAAGCACTTTGGTCGCAAACGAAAATTTAAGCTTGAGTCTTTTCTTTATGCACTCATCATTCAGAGAATCTTTTCTATTCCTACAGATGCGCTTCTGATTATTTTTTTGAATTTTTCCAAGGAAATCCGTGAATTCTGTGGTTTTTCTAAAGTACCTGATGCATCAAAATTTACACGATTTAAGCAAGATTTTTCTAAACATCTTCAAACACTTTTTGATAACCTTGTTGATCAAACTGAACCTATTTGTGAGCAAATTAACTCAGAACTTGCTTCATATCTCGTCTTTGATACCTCTGGCGTTGAAGCTTACGTTACTGAGAATAATCCTAAGTTTATCAATCGCTTAATCAAGCAGCTTAAGTCTCAATACAAAGGCAACTCTTCTGTTGACCCATACAAAATGGCATACGGCATTATGCCTTCCTGCGCATCATCAAATCCAAATGTCAAACAGCTTTACATCAATGGCCATTTTTGCTATGTCTATAAATTTGGTATGCTCACAAATGGCCTTGGTATAGTCAGAAATATTTCCTTTTTTGATGAAGACTTTATAAATGCACACCCTGAAATCCCAATAGAGAAAAAGTCTGATTCCCCTGATGAAGATAAATCCTTATCCGATTCTAAAGCACTTAAACCTGTTCTGCGCGACTTTTTTAAAACACATACTCATTTTAAACCCAGCACGTTTATTGGCGATGCTGCTTTTGATACAAACGATTCCTATAACTTTTTATTGAAGGATTGTCACTTTTTAAAAACAGTCATTCCTCTGAACGAACGAGGTTCTAAGAACCTCCCTGAACCCGGGTTCAACGAATCTGGACAACCTCTGTGTCCGTTAGATTCTTCTTTACCCATGAAATATGAAGGTAAAGCGCCCTTAAGGAGTGGCGTTGTTAGAGATAAATGGGTTTGCCCAAAAATGAAGTGGAAAGGTTCTAAACGCATTACTTTATGTGAACATCCTTGCTCCGACTCTCCTTCTGGTAGAATGTTTTATACCTATCCTGAAAAAGACTTAAGACTTTATCCTGGCATTATTAGAGACACCCCTGAATGGATTGATATCTACAAAAATCGTTGCGTTATTGAGCAAACCATTCAACACTTTAAATCCAATTTTGGCGTCGCCAACAGAAAAACTACAAATGCTTTAACCATTAAGGCTGACTTACTCCTTGCAGGAATTACTCAACTGCTTACCGTTATTCTTGCAGACAAACTCCATAAACACGAACTCATCAGAAGCCTTAAACCTCTTTTGGCTTAG
- a CDS encoding RNA polymerase sigma factor: MLKEKRANTRLTLETNQLIYESHFETVYRLALYLTRNQEMAEEVTQEAFTIAFEKYHQLRDPAKIAAWIKAITLNTARQHLYKAKKVLPLDKDRIDYIQKGFAKDQVNDAVIQKEREEKLLVRLLLLTLNGNIWFT, translated from the coding sequence ATGTTGAAAGAGAAAAGGGCCAACACTAGATTAACATTGGAAACCAACCAACTGATTTACGAGAGCCATTTTGAAACGGTATATAGATTAGCCCTATATCTGACTCGAAATCAAGAAATGGCCGAAGAAGTAACCCAAGAGGCTTTTACCATTGCCTTCGAGAAATACCATCAACTCAGAGACCCTGCCAAAATAGCGGCATGGATTAAAGCCATTACCCTAAATACGGCCCGACAGCACTTATATAAAGCAAAAAAAGTATTACCCCTCGATAAAGATCGGATTGATTACATACAAAAGGGATTTGCCAAGGACCAAGTAAATGATGCTGTCATCCAAAAAGAACGGGAAGAGAAATTGCTGGTAAGATTGCTGTTGCTGACACTAAATGGGAATATCTGGTTTACTTAA